In the Clostridium beijerinckii genome, one interval contains:
- the rpsS gene encoding 30S ribosomal protein S19, with protein sequence MSRSTKKAPFVHEGLFKKIEEMNGNGEKKVVKTWSRSSTIFPQFIGHTIAVHDGRKHVPVYISEDMVGHKLGEFVLTRTYKGHDDKTSKR encoded by the coding sequence GTGAGTAGATCAACAAAGAAAGCACCTTTTGTTCATGAGGGACTTTTTAAGAAAATAGAAGAAATGAATGGTAATGGAGAAAAAAAGGTTGTTAAGACTTGGTCAAGAAGTTCAACAATTTTTCCACAATTCATAGGTCATACAATTGCTGTTCATGATGGAAGAAAGCATGTACCAGTATATATATCAGAAGATATGGTTGGCCATAAATTAGGTGAGTTTGTATTAACTAGAACTTATAAAGGTCATGACGATAAAACATCAAAAAGATAG
- the rpsH gene encoding 30S ribosomal protein S8: MVMTDPIADLLTRVRNANAVRHEVVEVPSSNVKKEIANILLQEGYIKEINEYNDGVVPMLRLSLKYGANKERVITGIKRISKPGLRVYCKKDEVPKVLNGLGIAVVSTSNGIMVDREARKNGLGGEVICYVW; encoded by the coding sequence ATGGTTATGACAGATCCTATAGCAGATTTATTAACTCGTGTAAGAAATGCTAATGCTGTAAGACATGAAGTGGTAGAAGTACCTTCTTCAAACGTAAAGAAGGAAATTGCAAATATATTATTACAAGAGGGTTATATAAAAGAAATAAATGAATATAACGATGGAGTTGTTCCAATGTTAAGATTATCTCTTAAGTATGGAGCTAATAAAGAAAGAGTTATAACTGGTATTAAGAGAATTTCTAAACCAGGATTAAGAGTTTATTGTAAGAAAGACGAGGTACCAAAAGTTCTTAATGGATTAGGTATCGCTGTTGTTTCAACTTCAAATGGAATAATGGTAGATAGAGAAGCTAGAAAGAACGGATTAGGTGGAGAAGTAATCTGCTACGTTTGGTAA
- a CDS encoding adenylate kinase → MKIVLLGPPGAGKGTQAKSISNKYSIPHISTGDIFRKNISENTPLGIEAKGYIDNGQLVPDEVTINMVKDRLQQDDCKVGYLLDGFPRTVAQADALNNFLVDKNEQLDTALLIKVPNEFILERMTGRRVCPSCGASYHVKFNPPTNEGKCDLCGSEVIQRKDDTVETVKERLDVYQKETQPLIEFYGEKGLLSEVDGTKAINEVFRGICELLGNNK, encoded by the coding sequence GTGAAGATAGTATTACTAGGTCCTCCTGGAGCTGGAAAGGGAACACAGGCTAAATCAATTAGCAATAAATATTCAATACCACATATTTCTACAGGTGATATTTTCAGAAAGAATATTTCTGAAAACACTCCCTTAGGAATAGAAGCAAAGGGTTATATTGATAACGGACAATTAGTTCCTGATGAAGTAACAATTAATATGGTTAAGGATAGACTGCAACAGGACGATTGTAAGGTCGGATATTTATTAGATGGTTTTCCTAGAACTGTGGCTCAAGCTGATGCTCTTAACAACTTTCTTGTAGATAAGAATGAACAATTAGATACCGCATTGCTTATAAAGGTACCTAATGAATTTATTCTAGAAAGAATGACTGGTAGAAGAGTATGTCCATCATGCGGAGCAAGTTATCATGTTAAATTTAATCCTCCAACAAATGAAGGAAAATGTGATTTGTGTGGAAGTGAAGTTATACAGAGAAAAGATGATACAGTTGAGACTGTAAAGGAAAGACTTGATGTATATCAAAAGGAAACACAACCGCTAATTGAATTTTACGGTGAAAAAGGCTTGCTTTCAGAAGTGGATGGCACAAAAGCTATTAATGAAGTTTTCAGAGGAATATGTGAATTGTTAGGGAACAACAAATAA
- the rplX gene encoding 50S ribosomal protein L24, with protein MKIHVRKNDTVIVISGKDKGKTGEVLKAYPKTGKVLVQGVNIVKKHQKANKGQVESAIIEKEAAINSSKVMLYCNKCKNATRISNKVLDDGTKVRVCKKCGETF; from the coding sequence TTGAAGATACATGTAAGAAAGAATGATACAGTTATTGTTATATCTGGAAAAGATAAAGGCAAAACTGGTGAAGTGTTAAAAGCGTATCCAAAGACAGGAAAAGTTCTTGTTCAAGGAGTTAATATAGTTAAAAAACATCAAAAAGCTAATAAGGGTCAAGTTGAAAGCGCTATAATTGAAAAAGAAGCAGCGATCAACAGCTCAAAAGTTATGTTATATTGTAACAAATGTAAGAATGCGACTAGAATTAGTAACAAAGTTTTAGATGATGGTACTAAGGTTAGAGTATGTAAAAAATGCGGAGAAACATTCTAG
- the rpmD gene encoding 50S ribosomal protein L30, with product MAKLRITLVKSLIGRKKDHIATANALGLTKIRKTVEPEATPQVQGMIKKIEYLLKVEEV from the coding sequence ATGGCTAAATTAAGAATTACATTAGTTAAGAGCTTAATAGGTAGAAAAAAAGACCATATCGCTACTGCAAATGCTCTTGGACTAACAAAGATAAGAAAAACAGTAGAACCTGAGGCAACACCTCAAGTTCAAGGTATGATAAAAAAGATTGAATATCTATTAAAAGTAGAAGAAGTATAA
- the rpsE gene encoding 30S ribosomal protein S5, which yields MRIDPSTLDLKEKVVFINRVTKVVKGGRNFRFSALVVVGDENGHVGVGMGKSIEIPEAIKKGIEDAKKNLVSVAMVGTTIPHQVNGKFGTANVLIMPAKEGTGVIAGGPARAVLELAGLKDVRAKSLGSNNPNNMVNATINGLASLRTVEDIAKLRGKSVEEILG from the coding sequence ATGAGAATCGATCCTAGTACACTAGACCTTAAAGAAAAGGTTGTTTTCATAAACAGAGTTACTAAGGTTGTTAAGGGTGGTAGAAACTTCAGATTCAGCGCTCTAGTTGTTGTCGGAGACGAGAACGGACACGTTGGCGTTGGAATGGGTAAGTCAATCGAAATCCCAGAAGCAATAAAAAAAGGAATAGAAGATGCTAAGAAGAACTTAGTAAGCGTTGCAATGGTAGGAACAACAATTCCTCACCAAGTTAATGGTAAGTTCGGAACTGCAAATGTTCTAATTATGCCAGCTAAAGAAGGTACAGGAGTTATTGCTGGAGGTCCAGCAAGAGCAGTACTTGAATTAGCAGGATTAAAGGATGTTAGAGCTAAATCATTAGGTTCAAATAATCCTAATAACATGGTAAATGCAACAATAAACGGATTAGCTAGCTTAAGAACAGTAGAAGATATAGCTAAATTAAGAGGCAAATCTGTTGAAGAAATATTAGGTTAA
- the rpmC gene encoding 50S ribosomal protein L29 has product MKARELKELKSSNPQDLTVKLGDLKAELFNLRFQLATGQLENPMRIREVKKSIAQIKTILREEELKALEQ; this is encoded by the coding sequence ATGAAGGCTAGAGAATTAAAAGAATTGAAATCAAGCAATCCTCAAGATTTAACAGTTAAATTGGGCGATCTTAAAGCGGAGTTATTTAATTTAAGATTTCAATTAGCTACAGGACAATTAGAAAATCCAATGAGAATAAGAGAAGTTAAGAAATCTATAGCCCAAATAAAAACCATCTTAAGAGAAGAAGAATTAAAAGCATTGGAACAATAA
- the rplP gene encoding 50S ribosomal protein L16 — protein sequence MLMPKRVKHRKVQRGRMKGKATRGNFLAYGDYGIQALTCGWITSNQIESARIAINRYIKRGGKLWIKIFPDKPVTEKPAETRMGSGKGSPEYWVAVVKPGRVLFELSGVPEETAREAMRLASHKLPVKTKFVSKRDFEEMGGEE from the coding sequence ATGTTAATGCCTAAAAGGGTAAAACATCGTAAGGTGCAACGTGGTAGAATGAAAGGTAAAGCTACAAGAGGTAATTTCTTAGCTTATGGTGATTACGGAATCCAAGCGCTAACTTGTGGATGGATAACAAGTAACCAAATTGAATCTGCCAGAATTGCTATCAATAGATACATTAAAAGAGGTGGAAAACTTTGGATAAAGATTTTCCCAGATAAACCAGTTACAGAAAAGCCAGCTGAAACAAGAATGGGTTCAGGTAAAGGATCACCAGAATACTGGGTTGCAGTAGTTAAACCAGGTAGAGTACTATTTGAATTATCAGGAGTACCAGAAGAAACTGCAAGAGAAGCAATGAGACTTGCTTCACATAAACTTCCTGTAAAAACAAAATTTGTTTCAAAAAGAGATTTTGAGGAAATGGGTGGTGAAGAATAA
- a CDS encoding type Z 30S ribosomal protein S14 — protein MARKAIIEKWSKTPKYKTRAYTRCRICGRPHAVLKKYGVCRICFRELAYKGEIPGCRKASW, from the coding sequence TTGGCACGTAAGGCTATTATTGAAAAGTGGAGCAAAACTCCTAAATACAAGACAAGAGCTTATACAAGATGTAGAATATGTGGAAGACCACATGCTGTATTAAAAAAATATGGAGTATGCCGTATTTGTTTTAGAGAACTTGCTTATAAGGGCGAAATTCCAGGTTGTAGAAAAGCAAGTTGGTAA
- the rpsC gene encoding 30S ribosomal protein S3 codes for MGQKVNPHGLRVGVIKGWDAKWYANKKNFADNLIEDNKIRKFVKKELFSAGISKIEIERAAKRVKLNIYTAKPGVIIGKGGSGIEALKNKLTQFVENKNVLINIVEVKSAEADAQLMAENIAAQLEKRISFRRAMKQTMQRAMKHGIKGVKTACSGRLGGAEIARTEHYHEGTIPLQTLRADIDYGFAEADTTYGKIGVKVWVYNGEVLPTKKVEKEEANA; via the coding sequence GTGGGTCAAAAAGTAAATCCTCATGGCCTTAGAGTAGGTGTTATCAAGGGATGGGACGCAAAATGGTATGCTAACAAGAAAAACTTTGCTGATAATCTTATAGAAGATAACAAGATCAGAAAATTTGTGAAAAAGGAACTTTTTTCTGCAGGTATTTCTAAAATTGAAATTGAAAGAGCTGCGAAAAGAGTAAAATTAAACATATATACAGCAAAGCCTGGTGTTATAATAGGTAAAGGTGGATCTGGAATTGAGGCTTTAAAAAATAAATTAACTCAATTCGTTGAAAATAAGAATGTTTTAATAAACATAGTTGAAGTTAAAAGTGCAGAAGCTGATGCACAATTAATGGCTGAAAATATTGCTGCACAATTAGAAAAAAGAATTTCATTCAGAAGAGCTATGAAGCAAACAATGCAAAGAGCTATGAAACACGGAATAAAAGGTGTAAAAACTGCTTGTTCTGGTAGATTAGGTGGAGCAGAAATAGCAAGAACTGAACATTATCATGAAGGAACAATTCCACTACAAACATTAAGAGCTGATATCGATTATGGATTTGCTGAAGCAGATACAACATATGGAAAAATCGGAGTTAAGGTTTGGGTTTATAATGGAGAAGTTCTTCCAACTAAGAAAGTAGAAAAGGAAGAGGCTAACGCATAG
- the map gene encoding type I methionyl aminopeptidase, translated as MITVKNHDEIAIMRKAGRIVGETLLLLEKEVKPGVTTANLDRIAEEFITKHGAKPSFKGLYGFPSSLCISVNEQVIHGFPGEYVLKEGDIVSIDCGAFFDGFHGDAARTFSVGEVSVEAQRLIDITRESFFQGIKFAKQGNKLTDISHEIQSYVEAAGFSVVRDFVGHGIGRKVHEDPNVPNFGKSGRGPKLLEGMVLAIEPMVNAGTYKVKTLKDGWTVVTADSSLSAHYENTVAILSDGPEILTLIK; from the coding sequence ATGATTACTGTAAAGAATCATGATGAAATAGCCATAATGAGAAAAGCAGGTAGAATAGTAGGAGAAACATTGCTATTGCTTGAAAAAGAGGTAAAACCCGGAGTAACAACTGCAAATTTGGATAGAATAGCAGAAGAATTTATAACTAAGCATGGAGCAAAACCTTCATTTAAAGGCTTATATGGTTTTCCTTCGTCACTATGTATTTCAGTAAATGAGCAAGTAATACATGGATTCCCAGGAGAATATGTTCTTAAAGAAGGCGATATAGTTAGTATTGACTGTGGGGCGTTTTTTGATGGATTCCATGGAGATGCTGCAAGAACTTTCTCTGTAGGGGAAGTTTCAGTAGAAGCTCAAAGATTAATTGATATAACAAGAGAAAGTTTTTTCCAAGGTATAAAGTTTGCAAAACAAGGAAATAAATTAACTGATATATCACATGAGATACAAAGCTACGTAGAAGCAGCAGGTTTCTCAGTTGTAAGAGATTTTGTAGGTCATGGGATTGGGCGAAAAGTTCACGAGGATCCTAATGTACCTAATTTCGGAAAGTCTGGTAGAGGTCCGAAATTACTGGAGGGTATGGTGTTAGCAATAGAACCTATGGTTAACGCTGGTACTTATAAGGTTAAGACATTAAAAGATGGATGGACAGTTGTAACAGCGGATTCTTCTTTATCGGCACATTATGAAAATACAGTTGCAATTTTATCAGATGGACCTGAAATATTAACACTGATTAAGTAG
- the secY gene encoding preprotein translocase subunit SecY: protein MLQTLSNAFKVPELRKKILWTVLLVAVFRMGSHIPLPGINSDFLKNLSQSGGLLGFYDMLSGGAFSRSSILALGVMPYINASIIIQLLTVAIPQLEQLSKEGDTGRKKIQNATRYVSLGIAFILAYGIFATISSSGATVGLTAIQKTIVVFALVVGTTFCMWLGDQLTVKGIGNGTSILIFVNIISRVPATIASMMTLQQAGSASIVEIVLFGVFTVFLLATILYFSLSERRIPVQYAGKFASGNSNMVKSQSTHIPLSIIGSAVLAIIFSMSVMDFPKTIATLFGGVGESQKEWAKWVLNNPTSVFNQKSWMYMVLYAVLTIFFNWFYTQITFKPDEMSENLHKSAGFVPGVRPGEETTTYFERVLNRLSFIGGILAAVLAVTPVIIQNYTQFQNIAFSGTGLLIVINVALDFTRKVESQMVVRHYKGFLK from the coding sequence GTGCTTCAAACTTTAAGCAATGCATTCAAAGTTCCTGAACTTAGAAAAAAGATTTTATGGACAGTATTATTAGTTGCAGTTTTCAGGATGGGAAGTCATATTCCTCTTCCTGGAATTAACTCTGATTTTTTAAAAAATCTATCTCAGTCTGGTGGACTATTAGGATTTTATGATATGCTTTCTGGAGGAGCTTTTAGCAGATCCAGTATATTAGCATTAGGAGTTATGCCATACATTAATGCATCAATAATAATTCAATTATTAACTGTTGCTATCCCACAATTGGAGCAACTATCAAAAGAAGGAGATACTGGCAGAAAAAAGATACAAAATGCAACACGTTATGTATCTCTTGGAATAGCTTTTATCTTAGCTTATGGAATTTTTGCAACAATTTCAAGTAGTGGAGCTACAGTTGGATTAACTGCAATCCAAAAGACTATTGTTGTTTTTGCACTAGTGGTTGGAACAACATTTTGTATGTGGTTAGGTGATCAACTTACAGTTAAGGGCATTGGAAATGGTACTTCAATACTAATATTCGTTAATATAATTTCGAGAGTTCCAGCAACAATTGCTTCAATGATGACACTTCAGCAAGCAGGAAGTGCAAGTATTGTGGAAATTGTACTATTTGGAGTATTTACCGTATTTCTACTTGCGACTATACTATATTTTTCTTTATCAGAAAGAAGGATACCTGTGCAGTATGCTGGTAAATTTGCATCAGGCAATAGTAATATGGTTAAATCACAATCAACACATATACCATTAAGTATAATTGGATCAGCGGTTCTTGCTATTATATTTTCTATGTCCGTAATGGATTTTCCAAAAACTATTGCCACATTATTTGGTGGAGTAGGTGAAAGTCAAAAAGAGTGGGCAAAGTGGGTATTAAATAATCCTACATCTGTCTTTAATCAAAAGAGTTGGATGTATATGGTACTATATGCAGTACTGACAATATTCTTTAATTGGTTTTATACTCAGATTACATTTAAACCAGATGAAATGTCTGAGAATTTGCATAAATCGGCAGGATTTGTGCCTGGAGTAAGGCCAGGTGAAGAAACCACAACATATTTTGAAAGAGTTTTAAACAGACTATCTTTTATTGGAGGTATATTAGCAGCGGTATTGGCTGTAACTCCAGTTATAATACAAAACTATACACAATTTCAAAATATAGCTTTTTCAGGAACTGGATTATTAATTGTTATAAATGTTGCGTTAGATTTTACTAGAAAAGTAGAATCACAAATGGTAGTTAGGCACTATAAAGGATTTCTTAAATAG
- the rpsQ gene encoding 30S ribosomal protein S17 produces the protein MERSLRKKRIGRVVSDKMEKTIVVAVETKVRHPLYGKTVNRTTKFKVHDENNEAKINDRVSIMETRPLSKDKRWRLVEIVEKAK, from the coding sequence ATGGAAAGATCATTAAGAAAGAAAAGAATTGGTAGGGTTGTTTCTGATAAAATGGAAAAAACTATTGTAGTTGCCGTTGAAACTAAGGTTAGACACCCATTATACGGTAAGACAGTTAATAGAACTACAAAGTTTAAAGTACATGATGAGAATAATGAAGCTAAAATTAATGATAGAGTATCAATAATGGAAACTAGACCTTTATCTAAAGATAAGAGATGGAGACTTGTTGAAATAGTTGAAAAGGCTAAATAA
- the rplN gene encoding 50S ribosomal protein L14, producing the protein MIQQQTLLKVADNSGAKEIMCIRVLGGSKRKFGNIGDVIVASVKSATPGGVVKKGDVVKAVVVRSVKGVRRADGSYIKFDENAAVIIKDDKQPRGTRIFGPVARELRDKEFTKILSLAPEVL; encoded by the coding sequence ATGATACAACAACAAACCTTATTAAAGGTTGCAGATAATTCAGGTGCAAAAGAAATTATGTGTATCAGAGTATTAGGTGGATCTAAAAGAAAGTTTGGTAATATCGGCGATGTTATAGTTGCTAGCGTTAAAAGTGCAACACCAGGTGGAGTTGTTAAAAAAGGTGATGTTGTAAAGGCAGTTGTAGTTAGATCAGTAAAAGGTGTAAGAAGAGCTGATGGTTCATATATTAAATTTGATGAAAACGCAGCAGTTATAATCAAAGATGATAAGCAACCAAGAGGAACTCGTATCTTTGGACCTGTTGCTAGGGAGCTAAGAGATAAAGAATTCACTAAAATTTTATCATTAGCACCAGAAGTTCTATAA
- the infA gene encoding translation initiation factor IF-1, with the protein MSKDDVIEMQGTVLESLPNAMFQVELESGHKILAHISGKLRMNFIRILPGDKVTVELSPYDLTRGRITWRAK; encoded by the coding sequence ATGTCAAAAGATGATGTTATAGAAATGCAAGGTACGGTATTAGAATCTTTACCAAACGCTATGTTTCAAGTTGAACTTGAAAGTGGCCATAAGATTCTAGCACACATATCAGGTAAATTAAGAATGAACTTCATAAGAATTTTACCAGGAGATAAAGTTACAGTAGAACTTTCTCCTTATGATTTAACCAGAGGTAGAATTACATGGAGAGCAAAATAA
- the rplE gene encoding 50S ribosomal protein L5, with protein sequence MTRLQEKYQKEVVPAMIEKFGYKNIMEVPKLEKIVINMGVGEAKENQKVLESAVNDLTLIAGQKPVLTRAKKSVANFKIRENMPLGCKVTLRKANMFEFADKLMSIALPRVRDFRGVSSKAFDGRGNYSLGIKEQLIFPEIEYDKIDKVRGMDIIFVTSANTDEEARELLRFLGMPFAQ encoded by the coding sequence ATGACAAGACTTCAAGAAAAATATCAAAAAGAAGTAGTTCCAGCTATGATTGAAAAGTTCGGATATAAAAACATAATGGAAGTACCAAAGCTAGAGAAGATAGTAATCAATATGGGAGTTGGAGAAGCTAAGGAAAATCAAAAAGTGCTAGAATCAGCAGTTAATGATTTGACTTTAATAGCAGGTCAAAAGCCTGTATTAACAAGAGCTAAAAAGTCTGTAGCTAACTTTAAAATTAGAGAAAACATGCCATTAGGATGCAAAGTTACTCTAAGAAAAGCTAACATGTTTGAGTTTGCTGATAAACTAATGAGCATCGCACTACCAAGAGTTAGAGATTTCAGAGGGGTTTCTAGCAAAGCTTTTGATGGTAGAGGAAATTATTCATTAGGAATTAAAGAACAATTAATATTCCCAGAAATAGAATATGATAAGATAGATAAAGTTAGAGGAATGGATATAATCTTCGTTACTTCAGCTAACACTGACGAAGAAGCTAGGGAATTATTAAGATTCCTTGGAATGCCATTCGCTCAATAA
- the rplV gene encoding 50S ribosomal protein L22, with amino-acid sequence MEARAIAKYIRMSPTKVGVILDLIRGKQVNEAFAILQYTPREAAVVINKVLKSAVANAENNLELNADNLYVSECFVGQGSTLKRFQPHAQGRAFKILKKTSNITVVVKERA; translated from the coding sequence ATGGAAGCTAGAGCTATAGCAAAATATATTAGAATGTCTCCAACAAAGGTAGGAGTAATTCTTGATTTAATAAGAGGAAAACAAGTTAACGAAGCTTTTGCTATTTTACAATATACTCCAAGAGAAGCAGCGGTAGTTATAAATAAAGTTTTAAAATCAGCTGTTGCTAATGCAGAAAACAATTTGGAATTGAATGCTGATAACTTATATGTTTCAGAGTGTTTCGTTGGTCAAGGATCAACATTAAAGAGATTCCAACCTCATGCTCAAGGTAGAGCATTTAAAATATTAAAGAAAACAAGCAATATAACAGTAGTTGTTAAAGAAAGAGCTTAA
- the rplO gene encoding 50S ribosomal protein L15, producing MKLHELKPAAGSKKAPKRIGRGTGSGLGRNAGKGEKGQNARSGGGVRPGFEGGQMPLYRRLPKRGFTNIFAKKIVSINLDRLNIFENGTEVTPELLLERRVVSKVLDGVKILGNGTLEKSLTVKGCKFSKSAIEKIEAAGGKVEVM from the coding sequence ATGAAACTTCACGAATTAAAACCAGCAGCAGGTAGCAAGAAAGCACCTAAAAGAATTGGTAGAGGTACTGGTTCTGGATTAGGAAGAAATGCTGGTAAAGGTGAAAAGGGTCAAAATGCAAGATCAGGTGGTGGCGTAAGACCTGGTTTTGAAGGCGGTCAAATGCCTTTATATAGAAGACTTCCTAAGAGAGGTTTTACAAACATTTTTGCAAAGAAGATTGTTAGCATAAATCTTGACAGATTAAATATCTTTGAAAATGGTACTGAAGTTACTCCAGAATTATTACTTGAAAGAAGAGTTGTAAGTAAAGTTTTGGATGGAGTAAAGATTCTTGGAAACGGAACATTAGAAAAAAGCTTAACGGTTAAAGGATGTAAGTTCTCTAAGTCTGCTATAGAAAAGATTGAAGCAGCTGGGGGAAAAGTTGAGGTGATGTAA
- the rpmJ gene encoding 50S ribosomal protein L36, translating to MKVRPSVKPICEKCKVIRRKGKVMVICENPKHKQKQG from the coding sequence ATGAAAGTAAGACCATCAGTTAAGCCTATTTGTGAAAAGTGCAAAGTAATCAGAAGAAAAGGAAAAGTAATGGTAATCTGTGAAAATCCTAAGCACAAGCAAAAGCAAGGCTAA
- the rpsM gene encoding 30S ribosomal protein S13 — protein MARISGIDLPREKRVEIGLTYIYGIGLSTSQKILAVTGINPDTRVKDLSEEEVNEIRTYINKNLMVEGDLRRDVALNIKRLVEIGSYRGIRHRRGLPVRGQKTKTNARTRKGPKKTIANKKK, from the coding sequence ATGGCAAGAATATCAGGTATTGATCTACCAAGAGAAAAAAGAGTTGAAATAGGTTTAACATATATATATGGAATAGGATTATCAACTTCACAAAAAATCTTAGCTGTAACAGGAATTAATCCAGATACAAGAGTTAAGGATTTATCAGAAGAAGAAGTTAATGAAATCAGAACTTATATCAACAAGAATTTAATGGTTGAAGGTGACTTAAGAAGAGATGTCGCTTTAAATATCAAGAGATTAGTAGAAATAGGATCATATAGAGGAATTAGACATAGAAGAGGTCTTCCAGTAAGAGGACAAAAAACTAAGACTAATGCAAGAACTAGAAAAGGTCCTAAGAAGACAATAGCAAATAAGAAGAAATAG
- the rplF gene encoding 50S ribosomal protein L6, whose translation MSRVGRLPIAIPADVTVTVTPDNLVTVKGPKGELVKTMHKDISIAVENNEVIVTRHSEQKDHRALHGLTRALINNMVIGVKQGYQKTLDLVGVGYRAQLQGKKLVMNLGYSHPVEIEPIDGITFETPAATRVIVSGIDKEKVGFAAADIRKWRVPEPYKGKGIKYENEVIRRKEGKTGKK comes from the coding sequence ATGTCAAGAGTAGGTAGATTACCAATAGCTATTCCTGCTGATGTAACTGTTACTGTAACACCAGACAATTTAGTTACAGTTAAGGGACCAAAAGGTGAATTAGTTAAAACTATGCATAAAGATATTAGCATAGCTGTTGAAAACAATGAAGTAATTGTTACTAGACATAGTGAACAAAAAGATCACAGAGCTCTTCACGGTTTAACAAGAGCATTAATTAATAATATGGTAATTGGAGTAAAACAAGGTTACCAAAAAACTTTAGATTTAGTTGGTGTTGGTTATAGAGCTCAATTACAAGGTAAAAAGCTTGTAATGAACCTTGGATATTCACATCCAGTTGAAATTGAACCTATTGACGGAATCACATTTGAAACTCCAGCTGCAACTAGAGTAATAGTTAGTGGAATCGACAAAGAAAAAGTTGGATTTGCTGCAGCGGATATAAGAAAATGGAGAGTACCAGAACCATATAAGGGTAAAGGTATTAAGTATGAAAATGAAGTGATCAGACGTAAAGAAGGTAAGACTGGTAAGAAATAA
- the rplR gene encoding 50S ribosomal protein L18, which translates to MFKKVDKKASREKRHLRVRKKVFGTAERPRLSVFKSEKNIYAQVIDDINGVTLVAASSLEKDFAAKGGNKEGAKLVGELVAKKAIEKGIDVVVFDRGGYIYHGRIQELAQAAREAGLKF; encoded by the coding sequence ATGTTCAAAAAGGTAGACAAAAAGGCGAGCAGAGAAAAACGTCACCTTAGAGTTCGTAAAAAAGTTTTTGGAACTGCGGAAAGACCAAGACTTTCAGTATTTAAGAGTGAAAAGAATATATATGCACAAGTTATTGATGATATAAATGGTGTTACATTAGTAGCTGCTTCAAGTTTAGAAAAAGATTTTGCTGCAAAAGGCGGAAACAAAGAAGGTGCTAAACTTGTAGGTGAATTAGTAGCTAAAAAAGCTATAGAAAAAGGAATTGACGTAGTGGTATTTGATAGAGGCGGATACATATATCACGGAAGAATTCAAGAATTAGCACAAGCAGCTAGAGAAGCTGGCTTGAAATTCTAA
- a CDS encoding KOW domain-containing RNA-binding protein has protein sequence MQNNDLIGKVVLSKAGRDKDHLYVVVRQIDDDYVLLANGDTKLIEMPKKKKIKHLSILEDVDDELLSLINSCDKSTNLKIKRFLKLRGIVKEG, from the coding sequence TTGCAAAACAATGACTTGATTGGAAAAGTAGTACTTTCAAAAGCAGGAAGAGATAAAGATCACTTATATGTTGTTGTTAGGCAGATAGATGATGATTATGTATTACTAGCTAATGGAGATACAAAATTAATTGAGATGCCTAAGAAGAAAAAAATTAAACACTTAAGTATTTTAGAAGATGTAGATGATGAATTATTATCATTAATAAACTCATGCGATAAGAGTACTAATTTAAAGATTAAGAGATTCCTAAAGCTTAGAGGCATTGTTAAGGAGGGTTGA